Proteins found in one Planctomycetes bacterium MalM25 genomic segment:
- a CDS encoding von Willebrand factor type A domain protein, producing the protein MSYRGLSGLGWWRRLGALGFRSLVYTLIVFALADAQFRKKTDRVTVLYLLDQSLSIPEPQREAMRTLVNGLIREHRRDDKQDRAGVIVFGADAEVELPPVDFNYEMARIESSVDRRATDLAGAMGRAMSLFPHDSAKRVVLVTDGNENAGDALRQARAMADAGVSVDVLPTPLIARSETAVDKVALPADVRLEQPFEVRVVVDHQTDSPTGTEGKLRIVRKTGDLEQVISEGQVTLKPGKNVFSVRETIDRADFYTYQARFVPDDAQRDASAQNNVATAFTHVRGKGQVLFIEDWEHPGEFKRVVRGLESEGLEVTLRKSNQLFASLAELQRYDTVVLANTPRTSGFGETGGGTVVTDALAGFSDSQVEMLVRNTEELGCGLVMLGGDRSFGAGGWDDSPIEEAMPLDFEIKAAKVTPVGALAMIMHASEIAKGNYWMKKIAIKAIDTLGPRDYAGLLTWHMSGDQWLWGQSQGGMIPVGPSRAQMKARVDRMQEMDMPQFDPAMKMAAASLANLKNPMPAIKHMIIISDGDPSPPTAATMKALIRQKVKVTTVAVGAHGPPGHQTMQRIASQTGGKYYVVRNPNALPKIYQREARRVSRPLIRELSPPQTPIRLLDHEILRGVGEAMPPTSGYVQTTVKDSSLVEVILRSPVPADGESSTLLAAWTYGLGKTVAFTTDAGARWSNGWTAWEGYDRFFSQMIRWSMRPTGDTGNFTVATDVVDGKARVVLDALDKDDEFLDLPALGGAAVRPDLGSTPLDFRQVAPGRYVAEIEADDPGSYMIVISPGAGRGVLRTGVNVGYSDEFRDRETNRPLLESIAGLEAKGGDEGVVISDATETELTGPDAAAQIAAHELYDPFRRDLPPAVASQPVWPLMVLLASCLFVGDVFIRRVQVGFGWVAPLMTRLFRRDAAEPEAETMARLRSRKAEVRETATAAGATRFEVDEESPQPATGSPLDELKQPAGEANPKQPKTGQKLADDAQPKEEGYTSRLLKAKKGALGDRDKPKE; encoded by the coding sequence ATGAGCTACCGGGGGCTTTCGGGCCTCGGCTGGTGGCGGCGGCTGGGGGCGCTCGGGTTCCGGTCGCTCGTTTACACGCTGATCGTCTTCGCGCTGGCCGACGCGCAGTTCCGCAAGAAGACCGACCGGGTCACCGTCCTCTACCTGCTCGACCAATCGCTCAGCATCCCCGAGCCGCAACGCGAGGCGATGCGGACCCTGGTGAACGGGCTGATCCGCGAACACCGCCGCGACGACAAACAGGACCGCGCGGGGGTGATCGTCTTCGGCGCCGACGCGGAGGTCGAGCTGCCGCCGGTCGACTTCAACTACGAGATGGCGCGGATCGAGTCGAGCGTCGACCGCCGCGCGACCGACCTGGCGGGCGCCATGGGGCGGGCGATGTCGCTCTTCCCGCACGACTCGGCCAAGCGGGTCGTCCTGGTGACCGACGGCAACGAAAACGCTGGCGACGCGCTCCGCCAGGCGCGGGCGATGGCCGACGCGGGCGTGAGCGTCGACGTGCTGCCCACGCCCCTGATCGCGCGCAGCGAGACCGCCGTCGACAAGGTCGCGTTGCCCGCGGACGTGCGTCTGGAACAGCCGTTCGAGGTCCGCGTGGTCGTCGACCACCAGACCGACTCGCCCACGGGCACGGAGGGCAAGCTCCGCATCGTCCGCAAGACGGGCGACCTGGAGCAGGTCATCTCCGAGGGGCAAGTCACTCTGAAACCGGGCAAGAACGTCTTCAGCGTGCGGGAGACGATCGACCGCGCCGACTTCTATACCTACCAGGCCCGGTTCGTGCCGGACGACGCCCAGCGCGACGCCTCCGCGCAAAACAACGTCGCCACCGCGTTCACCCACGTCCGCGGCAAGGGGCAGGTCCTCTTCATCGAGGACTGGGAGCACCCGGGCGAGTTCAAGCGGGTCGTCCGCGGCCTGGAGAGCGAGGGGCTTGAGGTCACGCTCCGCAAGAGCAACCAGCTGTTCGCGTCGCTCGCGGAGCTGCAGCGGTACGACACGGTGGTGCTCGCCAACACGCCCCGCACGAGCGGTTTCGGCGAGACGGGCGGCGGCACGGTTGTGACCGACGCGCTCGCCGGCTTCTCCGACTCCCAGGTCGAGATGCTCGTCCGCAACACCGAGGAGCTCGGCTGCGGCCTCGTGATGCTGGGCGGTGACCGGAGCTTCGGCGCGGGGGGCTGGGACGACTCGCCGATCGAGGAGGCGATGCCGCTCGACTTCGAGATCAAGGCGGCCAAGGTCACGCCCGTCGGCGCGCTCGCGATGATCATGCACGCCAGCGAGATCGCCAAAGGGAACTACTGGATGAAGAAGATCGCGATCAAGGCGATCGACACCCTCGGCCCCCGCGACTACGCCGGCCTGCTCACCTGGCACATGAGCGGCGACCAGTGGCTGTGGGGGCAATCGCAGGGGGGCATGATCCCGGTCGGGCCGTCGCGCGCGCAGATGAAGGCCCGCGTCGACCGCATGCAAGAGATGGACATGCCGCAGTTCGACCCCGCGATGAAGATGGCGGCCGCCTCGCTGGCGAACCTGAAGAACCCCATGCCGGCGATCAAGCACATGATCATCATCTCCGACGGCGACCCCTCGCCCCCCACCGCCGCGACGATGAAGGCGCTCATCCGCCAGAAGGTGAAGGTCACCACCGTGGCCGTCGGCGCCCACGGCCCCCCCGGCCACCAGACGATGCAACGCATCGCCAGCCAGACGGGCGGTAAGTACTACGTCGTCCGCAACCCGAACGCCCTGCCGAAGATCTACCAGCGCGAGGCCCGCCGCGTCTCGCGCCCCCTCATCCGCGAGCTCTCCCCGCCGCAGACGCCGATCCGGCTGCTCGACCACGAGATCCTCCGCGGCGTGGGGGAGGCGATGCCGCCGACCAGCGGCTACGTGCAGACGACCGTCAAGGACAGCTCGCTGGTCGAGGTGATCCTCCGCTCGCCCGTCCCCGCCGACGGCGAGAGCTCGACCCTGCTGGCGGCTTGGACCTACGGCCTCGGCAAGACGGTCGCCTTCACGACCGACGCCGGCGCCCGCTGGTCGAACGGCTGGACCGCGTGGGAGGGCTACGACCGCTTCTTCTCGCAGATGATCCGTTGGTCGATGCGCCCCACGGGCGACACGGGCAACTTCACCGTCGCGACCGACGTGGTCGACGGCAAGGCGCGCGTCGTGCTTGACGCGCTCGACAAGGACGACGAGTTCCTCGACCTGCCCGCGCTCGGCGGCGCCGCGGTGCGGCCCGACCTCGGCTCCACGCCGCTCGACTTCCGCCAGGTCGCGCCCGGCAGGTACGTCGCCGAGATCGAGGCGGACGACCCCGGCTCCTACATGATTGTCATCAGCCCCGGCGCGGGGCGGGGTGTGCTGCGGACCGGGGTGAACGTCGGCTACAGCGACGAGTTCCGCGACCGCGAGACCAACCGCCCCCTGCTCGAATCGATCGCCGGCCTCGAGGCGAAGGGGGGTGACGAGGGCGTCGTCATCTCCGACGCGACCGAGACCGAACTCACCGGCCCCGACGCCGCCGCGCAGATCGCCGCCCACGAACTGTACGACCCCTTCCGCCGTGACCTGCCGCCCGCGGTCGCGAGCCAGCCGGTCTGGCCCCTGATGGTGCTGCTGGCGAGCTGCCTCTTCGTCGGCGATGTGTTTATCCGCCGGGTGCAGGTCGGCTTCGGCTGGGTCGCGCCGCTGATGACGCGACTCTTCCGCCGCGACGCGGCCGAGCCCGAGGCGGAAACGATGGCCCGCCTCCGCAGCCGCAAGGCGGAGGTGCGCGAGACGGCGACCGCCGCCGGCGCCACGCGCTTCGAGGTCGACGAGGAGTCGCCCCAGCCCGCCACCGGCTCGCCGCTGGACGAGCTCAAGCAACCCGCGGGCGAAGCCAATCCGAAGCAACCGAAGACCGGGCAGAAGCTGGCCGACGACGCGCAGCCCAAAGAAGAGGGCTACACGTCACGCCTGCTCAAAGCGAAGAAGGGCGCCCTCGGCGACCGCGATAAACCGAAAGAATGA
- a CDS encoding ATPase family associated with various cellular activities (AAA) gives MSLAENIEERAAKFADRYKAVYNELGKVIVGHGDILHGVLTCLFAGGHTLLEGVPGLGKTLLVKTLSEVLDLDFNRIQFTPDLMPADILGTNMIVEDPEGRRKFEFQRGPIFTQICLADEINRATPKTQSALLEAMQEKRVSAGGTTFDLERPFFVMATQNPIEQEGTYPLPEAQLDRFFFKLVVGYSNRKDLNEILNRTTTGAVITPSKVMRGEEIREHQALVREVILAPHVQDYIARLVLATHPEGEYAAPATNQHLGWGSSPRGAQTIALAAKVRALLGGRYNVSFDDIRRVYLPAMRHRVILNFEAEAEGIDPDTVLTEILKSVPEKADEKAA, from the coding sequence ATGTCACTCGCTGAGAACATCGAAGAGCGCGCCGCCAAGTTCGCGGACCGCTACAAGGCCGTCTACAACGAGCTCGGCAAGGTCATCGTCGGCCACGGCGACATCCTGCACGGCGTGCTCACCTGCCTGTTCGCGGGGGGGCACACGCTGCTGGAGGGGGTGCCGGGGCTCGGGAAGACCCTGCTGGTGAAGACCCTCAGCGAGGTGCTCGACCTCGACTTCAACCGCATCCAGTTCACGCCCGACCTGATGCCGGCCGACATCCTCGGCACCAACATGATCGTCGAGGACCCCGAGGGCCGGCGGAAGTTCGAGTTCCAACGCGGGCCGATCTTCACGCAGATCTGCCTCGCCGACGAGATCAACCGCGCCACGCCCAAGACCCAGTCCGCCCTGCTCGAAGCGATGCAGGAGAAACGCGTCTCCGCCGGCGGGACGACGTTCGACCTCGAGCGCCCCTTCTTCGTGATGGCGACCCAGAACCCGATCGAGCAGGAGGGGACCTACCCGCTCCCCGAGGCGCAGCTCGACCGCTTCTTCTTCAAGCTGGTCGTCGGTTACTCGAACCGCAAAGACCTCAACGAGATCCTCAACCGGACCACCACCGGCGCCGTGATCACGCCGTCGAAGGTGATGCGCGGCGAGGAGATCCGCGAGCACCAGGCGCTGGTCCGCGAGGTGATCCTCGCGCCGCACGTGCAGGACTACATCGCCCGCCTGGTCCTCGCCACGCACCCCGAGGGGGAGTACGCCGCCCCGGCGACGAACCAGCACCTCGGCTGGGGCAGCAGCCCCCGCGGCGCCCAGACGATCGCCCTGGCCGCCAAGGTCCGGGCCCTGCTGGGCGGGCGCTACAACGTCAGCTTCGACGACATCCGCCGCGTGTACCTCCCCGCGATGCGCCACCGCGTGATCCTCAACTTCGAGGCCGAAGCCGAAGGGATCGACCCCGACACGGTGCTGACCGAGATCCTCAAGAGCGTGCCGGAGAAAGCCGACGAGAAAGCCGCCTAG
- a CDS encoding Trehalose utilization: MAPTPDMTPRSITLAALSLVLLAAPLARADHHEGEGKIRVLMMTGQNNHNWKATTPVLKELIEGSGRFELTISKKPWEFGPDAFAEYDVVFSNWSMWPKLDQDPWDAATKTAYLDHLASGGGMVVMHAGSSIHYQWPTFQALVGKTWTNGVTWHGPKHEFRVTPTGDHPITRGVEPFSIFDELWRDMDPTGPFETHLVADTSQDKRKQGPEEPMLMTTRLGQGRGVNLVLGHDTKSLANPGFQKLFLRSLEWAATGDVRE, translated from the coding sequence ATGGCGCCCACTCCCGACATGACCCCTCGCTCGATCACGCTCGCCGCCCTGTCGCTCGTCCTGCTCGCCGCGCCGCTCGCCCGGGCGGACCACCACGAGGGCGAGGGGAAGATCCGCGTCCTCATGATGACCGGGCAGAACAACCACAACTGGAAGGCGACCACGCCGGTGCTGAAGGAGCTGATCGAGGGCTCGGGCCGCTTCGAGCTGACCATCAGCAAGAAGCCGTGGGAGTTCGGCCCCGACGCGTTCGCCGAGTACGACGTCGTCTTCAGCAACTGGAGCATGTGGCCCAAGCTCGACCAGGACCCCTGGGACGCCGCGACCAAGACCGCCTACCTCGACCACCTCGCCTCGGGCGGGGGCATGGTGGTGATGCACGCGGGGAGCTCGATCCACTACCAGTGGCCCACCTTCCAGGCCCTCGTCGGCAAGACCTGGACGAATGGCGTCACGTGGCACGGCCCGAAGCACGAGTTCCGCGTCACCCCGACCGGCGACCACCCCATCACGCGGGGCGTCGAGCCGTTCAGCATCTTCGACGAGCTGTGGCGTGACATGGACCCGACCGGCCCGTTCGAAACTCATCTGGTCGCCGACACGTCGCAGGACAAACGGAAGCAGGGCCCCGAGGAGCCGATGCTCATGACCACCCGCTTGGGCCAGGGCCGCGGCGTGAACCTCGTGCTCGGCCACGACACGAAGAGCCTCGCCAACCCCGGCTTCCAGAAGCTCTTCCTCCGCAGCCTCGAGTGGGCCGCCACGGGGGACGTGCGGGAGTGA